One Streptosporangium becharense genomic window, GAGCCTGGCCGCGCGCTCGTCGTCGAGGATCACGTAACGCTTGACCGAGGGGCTCCTGCGGTTGAGCATGACCCACGGCACGGTGGTCCGGTCGAGCTGCTCGATCAGCCCGGCCTCGTCCTCGGCCCCGGCCAGGAGCAGGCCGTCGATGCGGCCCTGCCCGAGCAGGTCCATGTAGCCGCCGAGACCCGCCCCGGTGGAGCTGCCGGTGACGAGCACGTAGCCGAGCGCCGCGGCGGCGGCCTCGGCACCCTTGATGATCTCCGCGTAGACGGGGTTGGCGAAGTCGGGGATGAACAGGCCGAACATGTGAGCGCGGGCCGTGCGCAGGCTCCGCGCCGCCACGTTGGGCCGGTACCCGAGTTCGGCGACCGCGGCGAGGACCCGCTGCCTGGTCTCGGGCCGGATGTTCAGCGAGGGGTCGTTGTTGACGACGCGCGACACCACGGCCCGGTCGACCTTGGCCGCCGCCGCGACGTGGGCCAGGGTGACGCGGACCGGCCTGCCCCCGGTCGCCTGCCGGGTCATCCCTCCCCCAGCCGTGAACTCTCCCCGGTCTCCATGGAACGGTAGAGAGCGTGGAGCAGGGCGAGGGTGCCGAGGTTGTCGGCGCCCGACGTCTCCGGCTCTCCACCCTCGGCGACCGCCGCGAGCAGGGACCCCATGGGGCCGGCGACCGCGTCGGGCAGCCAGCGGGTGGTCACCGGGTAGGGCAGCCAGCCGTCGGTCGGCAGGGTGCGGCTGTTGACCTGGAGGGTGTCGGGGCGGCCGTGCGGGTAGTCGTACAGCAGGCCGAGGGTGCCCTTGATCGCCCCCTCCGTCCCGTCGATCCGGAAGGCGGCCTCGTAGTCGCCGGTGCGGTTCTCGTGCGTCACGTGGACCAGCGCCCGCACGTCGCCCGGGTAGACCAGGGTGCTCATGGTGCGGGTCTCCCCCTTGGGGAGCTGGCCGGGCGTGCGGCTGCCGGTGCAGAAGACGGTCACCGGGTCGCCGAGGATCGACCGGATCGCGTCCAGGTAGTGGATCGAGTGGTAGACGATCTCCAGGCGGTCGGTGGAGACCAGCCAGTCCCAGGCGCTCCAGTCGGTGGCGATGTTCACGGTGAACGTCATCGTCGTCGGCTCACCGATCCAGCCGGCCCGGACCATGGCGCGGGCGGCGGCGATGCCCTCGTCGAAGCGGAGCTGCTGGTTGACGGCGATCTTCAGCCCGTGGGCGGCGGCCAGCTCGACCAGCTCGCGGCCGGTCGCGACGTCGGGGGCGAAGGGCTTCTGGCACAGCACGTGCCGGCCGGCCGCGAGGACCTCCCGCGCGATTCCGGGCTGGGCCTGCGGCGCGACGGCGATGTCGACCACGGCGACCCGGTCGTCGGCGAGCAGCTCCGCGAGGGAGCCGTACACCCTCCCGACGCCGTGCCGGGCGGCCACCTCACGTGCCCGCCCTTCGTCCAGGTCGTACAGCCCGGCGACGTGGAGCCCGGCCGCGCGGTAGGCGGGCAGGTGGGCGACGTCGACGATGGCGCCCGCCCCGACCACCGCGATCGGGAGCCGGTGCTCCGCGGGGATGGTCAGGTCGGCGGCGGCGGCGATCGGAGCGAGCAGGTCGAGCACGGGTCAGACCTCGATCCCGTAGAAGCGGGCGGCGGTGCCGCCGAGGATCGCGGCCCGGTCGGCCTCGCCGAGGCCCGCCAGCAGCACCCCGGTCTCCTTCCACACCTTGGCGTAGTCGCCCGCGAGGATCGCCACCGGCCAGTCGCTGCCGAACATCAGCCGGTCGGGACCGAAGACCTCCAGCGCGTGCTCGACGTACGGCCGCAGGTCCTCGGCGGTCCAGGTGCCGGGGTCGGCGGCGGTGTTGAGGCCGGAGAGCTTGGCGTGGACGTTGGGGTGCTCGGCGGCGCGGGCGATCAGCGACGCCCACGGCTCCCACCCCCTCTCCCTGATCGGCGGCTTGGCCAGGTGGTCGATCACCAGTCGCAGGCCGGGCACGCGCTCGGCGAGGACGGGCACGTGCTCCAGGTGCCGGGGCAGCACCGCGACCACGTCGAAGGGCAGCCCCGCCTCGGCGAGCAGGCCGAGGCCCTCGATCACCGAGTCCTGGACCACCCAGTCGGGGTCGGGGTCGTCGTGGATGAGGTGCCTGACCCCGGCGAAGGCGGGGTGCCGCCGGTAGCGTTCCAGGGCCTCGGCGGCCTCGGCCGGGCGGTTCAGCGGCACCCAGCCGACCACGGCGGCGACGACGTCGTAGGTGTCGGCCTGCGCCAGCATCGCGTCGGTGTCGGCGTAGGTGTCGGCGGCCTGGACCAGCACGGTCCGCTCGACGCCGGCCGCGGCGAGCTGCGGGAGGAGCTCCTCGGGCTCGAAGGTGCGGTGGATGGGCCCGGCCTCGGGCGTCAGCCAGGGGTAGGAACCCGTCTGGAGGTTCCAGAAATGCTGGTGGGCGTCGATCACGGCCATCCGCGCCTCCTTCTTCGATCAATCGTTTGAGCCTGCACAAACTAGGACGACCCCGCGGGGGTGTCAACGCCGCCGGCGGCCCGCTCCGGCCCTGGTGGAGCGCGACCGGCCGGGTCAGCGTGACGGCGGCTGGACCAGCTCCAGGGTGATCTCGTCGGGGTCGAGGAAGTAGCAGGCGAAGCCGCCCGCGTTGATCCCGGCGGTGATCTCGTTGGGCGGCGAGACGAAGCGCACCCCGGCCGCCGTCAGCCTCGCGTGCTCGGCGCGCGCGTCCTCGACGGTGAGCGCCAGGTGGGCGGCGCCCGGCAGGTGCCGGGAGGGGTCGCGGGCCTCGCCGCGCGGGACGACGTACTCGACGAGCTCCAGGTCGTGGGTGGAGACCCCGCGCGGCTGGCCGGGTACGGCGAGCTGCGCGATGCGCAGGACGGCGTCGGGGTAGCCGACGAGCCTGCGGGTGTAGTCGTTGTCCTGGTCCTGCCGGTGCACGAGCGTGAAGCCGAGCAGGTCCCGGTAGAAGGCCACGGACCGGTCGAGGTCGGCGACGGTGAAGGAGAAGTGCCAGACGCCTCTCATCGCAGTGCCTCCTGCTTTCCCGCCTGCTCCGGTTCCGGCGCCGCCTGCGGCGGCTGGGGTGTCTGTGACTCGCGCACCCGGCGGACCTGCCGTTGCCGGCCGGCGATGGTGTAGATGGCGGCGGCCACGATGACCACGGTGCCGACGATCAGGCCCTGGTAGTTGGCGCCAAGGTTGAGCACGTTGAACCCGTTGTCCAGGGTGAACAGGATGAGCGCGCCGACGACGGACTTCAGCACGCTGCCGAGACCGCCGAACAGGGATGTGCCGCCGAGGATGGCGGCGGCGAGCACGGTCAGCTCGGTGCCCTGCAGGCCGGTCGGGTTGATGGCGAGCAGCTTGGCGGCGAACAGCACGCCGACGAAGCCGGAGCCGAGGCCGTTGAGCACGAACGCGCCGATCTTGTAGCGGTCGACGTTGATGCCGGCCAGGCGGGCGGCCTCCGCGTTGCTGCCGACCGCGTACAGGCGGCGGCCGATCACGGTGTAGCGCAGCACGGCCCAGGTGATCGCGACGATCACCAGCAGGTAGTAGGTGGGCTTGCTCAGCCGCAGCTCGAAGCCGAGCACGGGGCTGAGCGCGAGGAGGACCACGCCGGCCGCCGCGACGACGGCGCCGCGCAGCGGGCTGCCGCCGGACCGGCGGGCCAGCAGGGCGAGCACGGCCCCGGTGACCAGGGCGGCCACCCCGGCGACCGCCAGGATGTGCGGGATCGTCCAGTAGCCGGCCTGCAGCGCGATCAGCGCCTGCTGGGCCTCGGGGTCCTTGGCGGTGATCGTGCGGCCGTCGGTGACGATGAGCACCAGGCCGCGCACGGCCGTCATGGTGCCCAAGGTGACGATGAAGGCGTTGATGCCGACCCGCTGGACGATCACGCCGTTGACCGCGCCGCACACCAGGCCGGCGCCCAGCGCGATCGCCATGGCCAGCGGCAGCCCGAGCGAGCTGACCAGGCTGAGCACGGTGGCCGCGGAGAAGGCGGAGACCGAGGCGACCGACAGGTCGAAGTTCCCGCTGATCAGCACCACCGTGGTGAACACCGCGAGGATGGCCACCAGCGACGACTGGTCGAGGATGTTGGTGATGTTGGTCGCGGACAGGTAGTTCGGCCTGCCCAGCTGGGCCGAGAGCAGCGTCAGCACGGTGACGATCAGTATGAGGGCGTAGACCACGCCCGCGTTGCCGGGCCGCAGCGCGGCGGTCAGCCGCGAGCGCCGCGCGGCCGCGGCGCCGGCACCGGCGGGTGTCCGGGCGGCCGGGGCGCCGGTGGCGGGGTTCTCAGGCGGCACCCTGCGCACCTCCCTCGCCGAATCCGTTGGCCAGCATCAGCAGTTCCTCCTCGGATGTCTCGTGCGCCGGTCGTTCGGCGACGATCCGGCCCTCGCGGACGACGAACACTCGGGTCGCCACCGCGAGGATCTCCTCGAACTCGCTGCTCGCCACGAGCACGGCGCCGCCCTGGGCGGCGAACCGGCGGACGAGTTCGAGGATGTCGGCCTTGGCGCCGACGTCGACCCCGGCCGTGGGCTCGTCGAGCATGAAGACCCGGGTCCCGCCGTGCAGCCACTTGCCGAAGACGACCTTCTGCGCGTTGCCGCCGGACAGTTCGGTGACCATGGCCTCGGGGCCGGGGCAGACGATGCCGAGGTCGGCGATGACCCGTTCGGCGCGCTCGGCCTCGGCGCGTTCCCTCGGCAGGGCCCGGCCCGACGCCAGGGACGGCAGGTCGGGCAGGGAGATGTTCTTCCAGATGGGGAAGGTGCCGATCAGGCCCTGGGCGTTGCGGTCCTCGGGGACCAGGGCCATCCCGGCGGCGACCGCGGCGCGGGGGGTGCGCCGTACCGCCTCGCCGTCGACCAGCACCTCGCCCCGGGCGCGGGCGTCGGCGCCGTAGACCGCGTGCAGGATCTCCGAACGGCCGGAGCCGAGCAGGCCGGCGAAGCCGACGACCTCGCCGGCGCGCACCTCGAAGGAGACGTCCCGCACGCCCGCCGGGGAGCGCAGGTCCCGCACGGTGAGCAGCACGGGGGCGGCGGCGTCGACCGGCGGGGCCGTGCGGCGCTCCACGGCGAGCAGGTCCCGGCCGACGATCGCCTGCACCAGGCGGTCCTCGTCGTAGGAGGCCGTCTCCCCCTCCTCGACGACCGTGCCGTCGCGCAGGACGGTCACCCGGTCGGTGAGGGAGAGCACCTCGTCGAGGAAGTGCGAGACGTACAGGAACGCGGTGCCCTGCGCGCTGAGCCGCCTGACCACGTCGAAGACGACCCGGCGCTCGCCCTCGGCGAGGGAGGCGGTCGGCTCGTCCATCACGACGAGTTCGGCGCCGGTGGCCAGGGCC contains:
- a CDS encoding Gfo/Idh/MocA family protein, which encodes MLDLLAPIAAAADLTIPAEHRLPIAVVGAGAIVDVAHLPAYRAAGLHVAGLYDLDEGRAREVAARHGVGRVYGSLAELLADDRVAVVDIAVAPQAQPGIAREVLAAGRHVLCQKPFAPDVATGRELVELAAAHGLKIAVNQQLRFDEGIAAARAMVRAGWIGEPTTMTFTVNIATDWSAWDWLVSTDRLEIVYHSIHYLDAIRSILGDPVTVFCTGSRTPGQLPKGETRTMSTLVYPGDVRALVHVTHENRTGDYEAAFRIDGTEGAIKGTLGLLYDYPHGRPDTLQVNSRTLPTDGWLPYPVTTRWLPDAVAGPMGSLLAAVAEGGEPETSGADNLGTLALLHALYRSMETGESSRLGEG
- a CDS encoding sugar ABC transporter ATP-binding protein; its protein translation is MHPAMVTTPLLSLEGVGKSFPNGTVALRGARLNVLPGSVHGLVGANGAGKSTMIKVIAGAHAPTTGTVRWKGEEVVWRTPGAARDAGVATIMQHVPLAPTLTVLENVFLGSRGPWRLPRARRAEFARLLERVNYDIDPDAEVMDLAIGERQMVAILQALATGAELVVMDEPTASLAEGERRVVFDVVRRLSAQGTAFLYVSHFLDEVLSLTDRVTVLRDGTVVEEGETASYDEDRLVQAIVGRDLLAVERRTAPPVDAAAPVLLTVRDLRSPAGVRDVSFEVRAGEVVGFAGLLGSGRSEILHAVYGADARARGEVLVDGEAVRRTPRAAVAAGMALVPEDRNAQGLIGTFPIWKNISLPDLPSLASGRALPRERAEAERAERVIADLGIVCPGPEAMVTELSGGNAQKVVFGKWLHGGTRVFMLDEPTAGVDVGAKADILELVRRFAAQGGAVLVASSEFEEILAVATRVFVVREGRIVAERPAHETSEEELLMLANGFGEGGAQGAA
- a CDS encoding VOC family protein → MRGVWHFSFTVADLDRSVAFYRDLLGFTLVHRQDQDNDYTRRLVGYPDAVLRIAQLAVPGQPRGVSTHDLELVEYVVPRGEARDPSRHLPGAAHLALTVEDARAEHARLTAAGVRFVSPPNEITAGINAGGFACYFLDPDEITLELVQPPSR
- a CDS encoding amidohydrolase family protein; the protein is MAVIDAHQHFWNLQTGSYPWLTPEAGPIHRTFEPEELLPQLAAAGVERTVLVQAADTYADTDAMLAQADTYDVVAAVVGWVPLNRPAEAAEALERYRRHPAFAGVRHLIHDDPDPDWVVQDSVIEGLGLLAEAGLPFDVVAVLPRHLEHVPVLAERVPGLRLVIDHLAKPPIRERGWEPWASLIARAAEHPNVHAKLSGLNTAADPGTWTAEDLRPYVEHALEVFGPDRLMFGSDWPVAILAGDYAKVWKETGVLLAGLGEADRAAILGGTAARFYGIEV
- a CDS encoding ABC transporter permease, giving the protein MPPENPATGAPAARTPAGAGAAAARRSRLTAALRPGNAGVVYALILIVTVLTLLSAQLGRPNYLSATNITNILDQSSLVAILAVFTTVVLISGNFDLSVASVSAFSAATVLSLVSSLGLPLAMAIALGAGLVCGAVNGVIVQRVGINAFIVTLGTMTAVRGLVLIVTDGRTITAKDPEAQQALIALQAGYWTIPHILAVAGVAALVTGAVLALLARRSGGSPLRGAVVAAAGVVLLALSPVLGFELRLSKPTYYLLVIVAITWAVLRYTVIGRRLYAVGSNAEAARLAGINVDRYKIGAFVLNGLGSGFVGVLFAAKLLAINPTGLQGTELTVLAAAILGGTSLFGGLGSVLKSVVGALILFTLDNGFNVLNLGANYQGLIVGTVVIVAAAIYTIAGRQRQVRRVRESQTPQPPQAAPEPEQAGKQEALR
- a CDS encoding LacI family DNA-binding transcriptional regulator, yielding MTRQATGGRPVRVTLAHVAAAAKVDRAVVSRVVNNDPSLNIRPETRQRVLAAVAELGYRPNVAARSLRTARAHMFGLFIPDFANPVYAEIIKGAEAAAAALGYVLVTGSSTGAGLGGYMDLLGQGRIDGLLLAGAEDEAGLIEQLDRTTVPWVMLNRRSPSVKRYVILDDERAARLAVEHLVGLGHRRVAHLAGPVGADTALRRSAGYSAAMRDAGLPVGPVVAADYTPAGGAAAMAALLAAPEPPTAVFVANVASAIGAMDTVRAAGLEIPRQISMVAVHDLDLASYLAPPLTSVRMPLEELGRRGVALLGGLRPDESVEEVLDGPIELIVRRSTAPPYDA